The Biomphalaria glabrata chromosome 15, xgBioGlab47.1, whole genome shotgun sequence region AGTAACCCCATGGGCGACCCCACGGCCGGTCTGCACCACAATCAGTACGCTGCCCAAGCCAATGGATACGGGATGGCTCCACACGGGCCCCACTCGCAGATCTCTAGCTACGCAGCCCGCGATTTCTTGATACGCAGGGCGGAGCAGTTTAATCTTCCAGGCCACGACGGTGGAGGGGGCCACGCGGGTATGTTTGGGGTCCCGTCTTCCGTCAGCATGGGTCTCCACACCCCGCACCATCCGGACACATCGGCTAGTCACGTTCTGTTCCCCGGTCTCTCCGACCCGGGCGCCGGGCACCACGTCAACGGGCAAATGTTCCCGTACCACCGACCTGACCAGTTCAACCAGATGGGGCCCCCTCGGCCGGACCACTTCGGCCCGCCTCAGCACTTGAATCACATGAACCCCATGAGCCACCACCGGATGAACATGGGCCCCCACGGGCCGGGGGCGTTTTACCCGTTTATGAGGCACTCCATCAAGCAGGAGCACACCTGCCTGTGGGTGGACCAGGACCAGGGGGAGCCCAAGAAGCCCTGCAACAAAATTTTCACCACGATGCACGAGATTGTGACTCACATTACAGTGGAGCACGTGGGGGGCCCCGAGCAGGCCAACCACGCGTGCTACTGGCAGGGCTGCCCCAGGGATGGACGGCCGTTCAAGGCCAAATACAAACTGGTCAACCACGTCAGGGTGCACACAGGCGAGAAACCATTTCCGTGCCCATTTCCTGGCTGCGGGAAAGTTTTTGCAAGATcggagaatttaaaaatacacaaGAGAACGCATACAGGTCAGTCTCAATTTTGTTGAAATATTGACTCAGTTGAATGTTGTACAAAAGTCTCTAACACAAATCCcctcccctctctttttttttttaccctgatCAAAATTAAACGGTTGTTGGTAAATACACCAATTTGTCAATTTACAGTTAAGGTATTTgtcattctttcttttattctcttcttttctctgctcttcttttttcttctcttcttttctcttctctctctctctctctctatctgtgtctgtgtgtgtgtgtcagcaaagtattttagattttaaagaTAAACTAGACATTGTCGgtgacgctaaattgaactttaAACTCAGCAACTAAATAAAAGTTAGAAAGTGAAGAATTTAATAACTTTGATTCTGAAGTGCTAAAATGTCATGAAAATTAGCATAtaccttatttaaaaaactttctTATAAACAATTCCCTTAATTGTGTACACCGGATACCACCAAAAAGACTTGCTATTTATAGGTTTTTTGCTTTATGTGAAAGTCTGCAATTAAAGACACAGACTAGTTAAGACTACGTAACAGAGCACAGAagaatagggggggggggaggttggaGAATATGAAAAGGTGGAAATAaagagtcaaaaaaaaaagagggtgtgagagacagagacagacagagagagacagacagagagatagacagacagagagacagacatacatgCAGGGGAAAAAAGAGCGGAGTGGAGAATTATTGAACAGTTTGAAATATTCAAGTGTAATAGATACTCCCGTACTGAACAGTCCACGCAGAACGACTACTGCCACCTATTCCCACCGATCGATACCCACATTATCGACCAAACCAATGAGTTTCCCATCCAATCTACGATTACCTCGCGGACTCGATTTTCTCTCCTGCCGCTGATTTCCCATGACGCTGTGGGCGGTATCCGAGTTTCTGCTTTGATATGGTTGAAAAtcagtcccttttttttttaaggtgtcCCCTATTCATAGTCTCGCCGCCTCTGTCTCTTGGACACTCGCAACAAATAGAAGAATAACCAAGAATCGATCTCTTATTTAAGCTCATTTCCATAATTTGAATACATACATCCAGGGCGGTATACGAGGTTTCAAGCGCCCCCCTCTACCCTCCAGATCCCAGCTAAATCCCACAAAACTAGACTGTCTAGTTTCTTTTCAACCCCCAGATATTCGAGAAACAATTAGACAATggacaagcttttttttttttaatatctcgatttatttaaattttacttctaAAGAgagaattgatttattttatgtgtctccctttctctatctatctatctatctatcttcctatctatctatctatctatctatctatctatctatctatctatctatctatctatctatctatctatctatctatcaattatctatctatctatcaattatctatctatctatctatctatctatctatctattcctGGCTCAAGATGGACTACTGAAGAACTTGTCTGTCTTTAAGAAAGGCAACCATGATGGTCGACGACGTTTGCGCTATCTCCCAGACTACTAGTGGGTTCAATCCCTTCTCGTCACAACTAAGACTTGGTGGGCTATGATAACAAAGAAACGACGTCTCCTGTAACGTCAACAGCTGAGCTCATGTCAGTTTAAATTTGGAATTATATTTTCTCTACGTGGGAGCGTCAAATCTCAAATTTAAGATCGTCCTTTGGATGTGATCCGTTTGCGAATTCATAGTCTCCAGAAACGGCATGGTACCTTGGTTTTGTTCATCTTTATATTACTAGTCTGAGTCGATAGGGTTAGCAAAGACATCGGAGACGGAGGTCACTCAGcagctgcccccccccctttttcccgtTTTCCATCCTCACGTTGCCGGTAAATTCGAACCTGATTACGCAGATTTATTGACAAAGACGTCCAGTGCATCAAAAGTGCAGTGGGTGTTGATTGGAGAGGGGTTGGGGGTGGTGCTTCTCAGACACGAGCCTTGCATGGAAAGAGAtgaaggggggaggggagataTCGGGGAGTGTGGTAAGCAGTCGTTGTGGCGTGAGCGGAGGGGGGAGGAGAGAGGAGGCTCTCTGGGCTGTTGATCGGCCGCTCGGTTAAAACTAGTTGGTCTGGGCCGTAATGACGGAATTGTGTCAGGTCACATGTTTCCCCATAGCTCTAATTGTTTGCCGCCATTAGACGGAGACGCGTCAACTTCCGGTAGCCATTGCTCTCACCACGATGGCGCCGAGGCGAAGTGAAAAGGGAGCGACCTCCGAGAAGTGGTTTTGTTGTTgatcaaaaggaaaaaaaaaacagaaacaataacCTTTTCCCCCCAAAATATAACCCGAAAATAACAAGcaacgaaacaaaaaacaacaacaacaacaaaaaaaaggggggggggatataatgcaaaacaaaatgaaaaaggaAATGGATGCAGACGTTTAATCCGCAGCCATTACAATACGTCACCAGCTCTCCATCATGAAAAGTTTAGATTTTAAAAGTCATCCTTTCTCTGAGGTCAGCTTTCCATTGCACAATCTCGTCTGGAACCAAATACGTTTTGTTAGTAGACTCAATGGTTATCAACATCAAGGTGAAGGTCAACCCTGCCAGTGCACTACATTACGTTTTCGGATGTTTTACCGgtacaagtttcggatgttccttcagatttgagtCAAATTAAATTCTAgcctaaacctcccgcagaacgggGGCCAAGGGGGGAAGCGGGGTTTGACACTGTGACCATCGAACGACtgtccagagcgcatactacATGACAATGCAGCCATCTGAGTCAAATTACATTCTAgcctaaacctcccgcagaacgggGGCCAAGGGGGGAAGCGGGGTTTGACACTGTGACCATCGAACAACtgtccagagcgcatactacATGACAATGCAGCCATCTCGACCCGAGATTGTCAATCAAGTTGTATGAAACGCATGAGTCAAAATACGCAAATAACCCTTTCAGATATATTCAGTGCTTCCTAAAAGTCAAAATTCACACCGAGATTCGATCCCAAGACACCCCACCTCCCCACCAATGGAAATGTGTTTTCCGAGGCAGCTGTCACGCGGAGGAGCTGGTTGGTTGTTGTGTAGGCCACACTACACCCTGGTTAATCGTTTGTCCTTATATGCTAtttcgttgttttttaaagctctTTTTCTGTCAAAGTTCTGTGTTATATCCTTCTGAACTTTCCATTCATTGTGCAAGAATCAAAGTCATCTCTGCGAGCCTCACTGAACAGTCAGAATTTTCATGATAAATCTTTACACACATTTATCTGCTCTTggttctccttttttttttttttttaaagttataaaataaagaagagaaagcgatataGAGAATTGTGGTTGCGATAtaagagaagtttttaaaaaaaaagctaaagaaaataaaaagaagatcGGGAAAGATTCTGAAATAATAAATACACTCAACGCTGCTAAAGAAGTTCAATTGAAGTTAGATTGGATAATTACTCTCACggacaaacaaatatatatatatttctgtctATGTTGTAAGCTAAAATTCTAAGCATTTCATTTAGTAGTGCTAAAAAGAGCACACAAAtgataaatcttttaaaatgccTAGCTTATCATCTGGATATATAtgttgtacaccagatacacaacAAGGTAGCGATGTATACTTATCTCCTTCATAGATGCAGTTCTTCAATCATCAAAAAGGGAACCGCTAACCTTAATTACATGTATGAAATAGACTGCGGATTTATGTATTTGATTAATCTTTCTTAATATAGATCTTGGTGTAGATTTGGTGAAGAGGGATTGCAGTGATTTAAATTCTAGAATGTTAAACATCCGGGCCTCAAAGTCAGAAAATGGGTTGCACGTCCTTGGTAAAACTTCACAAATTCACGTCTGCTTTTCTGCTCATGTGCTTTTCCTTAAGTACGATGCTTAAACTAAAAGGAAAGTCTTAAGTGTAGCAGGGGTGGGCATGGGTATGGAGACACGATGAGTAGGTGGCAAGTTAATGACCAGGGACAAGCTTTCCGCGAGTCATCGGCAACCCAGATAGTTGGGTCAACACAAGGAACCCAGCAGGTTATTTGATCCAGATTTTTTGTCTTGTCTTGTACAAGCCAATCTTAATTTCTTTCTCATCGGCATATttcacagacagacacacagacagatatatatatatatatatatatatatatatatatatatagatatatatatatatagatatatatatatatagatatagatatagatatagatatagatagatagatagatagatagagatatagatatatagatatatagatatagattagatatgatttagatattatatagatatatcacgactaatttgaaaaaccaattttttaaattgatattttgAAGAGATCATACTTTCATATTTGCTTTCGGAACCAGATCGAGTGAATGATATTATTCCTAAATGAATAGATAATTAAGGGTTTAAGAAAGGTGAAGAGAGTCATTCCAATCTTTTCACAAACTTTGATTTGTTGGAGAGCGTAGTAGTTCATGTGTAAACAGAAACAAACTTACGCGTCGTCTTCTTTTTTCTGTGATGTTTTAAAGTGATAGTTGATGACCagaaccctccccccccccccttgctgCCCCTCTCATCTCCTGATTTCTCTAATAACCTTACTTGAAATACTTATCCCTGCGCGACCTTTCACCCACCCCTCGACCCACACACCTACTGCTACAAATCAGCAGCATCTATTATTGAGTGATCTAATGGGGGGGCGGTAGAGGCCTACCCGGAATAACGGTAAGTGGGTGccggaggaggggggggggggagagggcaGTGGGGCGGCTCGAATCGCTCTACCAGGAGGCTCGAGAGGGTGTGTTTCGAATCAGATGTTTGGTTGGCCCCCCTGCTCATTGGTTATGTCGTTGTTGAGGGAGATGGACTTTCGCTTAGCTTCGCTTTTTTACGATGGCCGAGTTCACCAAGCGAGAAGCGAAGAGCGCATTCGAGAGTTTGAGCATTACGC contains the following coding sequences:
- the LOC106066485 gene encoding zinc finger protein ZIC 4-like, whose product is MMISPFMDTGPGPHGLSHGALKLSPSNPMGDPTAGLHHNQYAAQANGYGMAPHGPHSQISSYAARDFLIRRAEQFNLPGHDGGGGHAGMFGVPSSVSMGLHTPHHPDTSASHVLFPGLSDPGAGHHVNGQMFPYHRPDQFNQMGPPRPDHFGPPQHLNHMNPMSHHRMNMGPHGPGAFYPFMRHSIKQEHTCLWVDQDQGEPKKPCNKIFTTMHEIVTHITVEHVGGPEQANHACYWQGCPRDGRPFKAKYKLVNHVRVHTGEKPFPCPFPGCGKVFARSENLKIHKRTHTGEKPFKCEYDGCDRRFANSSDRKKHSHVHTSDKPYNCKVKGCDKSYTHPSSLRKHMKVHGKTSPVPDGYDSDPDSPSSDSNHAASPASISSPSVTSPASSGHQQMSSSSQSQQQQQQGQGQQQQQPPHQQQQPQRASVPQPPHPLPAIAPVHSTSGHLLSSPPSLPHLPHHPNPLLSHHHPHHPHHHHHHHPTSLSEWYVCQSSGSMPTPPSDHSPLSSLGHISLHPPQVLQYT